Genomic segment of Streptomyces sp. NA02950:
GCGGCCGTCCGCCCGCGCCGCGCGGCGTCGCGATCCAGCTACGGGTCAACGCCGAGGCACTCGGTCCCGACGGCGCCTCGCTGCCCTCGGCGGGAACCCTCACCCGTTTCGAGCCGCCGGCCGGCCCCGGTATCCGGGTGGACACCGCGGCCCGGACCGGCCGGCAGGTCGGGGCGCGCTACGACTCGCTGCTGGCCAAGGTGGTGGTGCGGGCCCCGGCCCTCCCGGCCGCCGCGCAGCGGGCGCGCCGGGCGCTCGCGGAGTTCCGGGTGGAGGGCGTACGGACCGGGATCCCGCTGCTGTCCGCGGTCCTGGCGCATCCGGGCTTCACCCGCGGCGGCGCCGACACCGGCTTCGTCCCCCGGCATCTGCCCGAACTCCTCGCGGCCGCGGAGACGGAGCCCGGCGCCGGGTCCATCGCCGAGCCCGGCGCGCGGGCGGCCGGTACCGCCCTCGCGCGGGGGACGGTGGCCGCCCCCATGCACGGGACCGTCGTCGCCGTGGACGCCGCCCCCGGTGATCATGTCCTGGCCGGCCGTCAGGTCGCCGTCATCGAGGCGATGAAGATGGAACACGTCGTCCGGGCGGTCTCGACCGGAACCGTGCGAGGGGTGCCGGTGTCCGTCGGCGACCCGGTCGGTGAGGGAGCGCCGCTGCTCTTCGTGGATCCGGACCCGGAGGACGACGGGCCGGGCGCGGCGGAGCCGGAGGAGCGGCCCGACCCCGACCTCGTACGGGCCGACCTGGCCGAGGCGCGGCGCCGGCACGCCATCGGCCTGGACCCGGCCCGCCCCGATGCGGTGTCGGCACGCCACCGCATCGGCCGCCGCACCGCCCGCGAGAACCTCGCGGACCTGTGCGACGACGGCAGTTTCACCGAGTACGGCGCGCTCGCCGTCGCCGCCCAGCGCCGCCGCCGCACGGCGGAGGACCTGATCGCCTCGACCCCCGCCGACGGCATGGTCACGGGCGTCGCCACGGTGGGCGGCGCTCCGTGCGTCGTGATGTCCTACGACTACACGGTGCTGGCCGGCACCCAAGGGGTCCAGAACCACCGCAAGACGGACCGGATGCTGCGGCTCGCCGAACGCCGGGGACTGCCCCTCGTGCTGTTCGCCGAGGGCGGGGGAGGCCGGCCGGGCGACACGGACACCACGGCCGTGGCCGGTCTGGACATCATGACGTTCCATCAGATGGGGCGGCTGAGCGGACAGGTGCCGCTGGTGGGCATCGCGTCGGGCCGGTGCTTCGCGGGCAACGCGGCCCTCCTCGGCTGCTGTGACGTGATCATCGCGACTCCCGAGGCCACGATCGGCATGGGCGGGCCCGCCATGATCGAAGGCGGTGGGCTCGGGGTGTTCCGGGCGGAGGAGGTCGGCCCGAGAGAGGTCCAGGTGGCGAACGGGGTGGTGGATCTGCCGGTGGACGACGAGGCGGAGGCGGTGGACACGGCGCGCCGCTATCTGTCGTACTTCCAGGGCCCGTTCGGCGACTGGGAGGCCCCGGACCAGCGCTTGCTGCGCCACGCCGTGCCGGAGAACCGCCGCCGCGCCTACGACATGCGCGCGGTCGTCCACGGCTTGGCGGACACCGGCTCCGTCCTGGAGCTGCGCCCGGGATTCGGCCAGGGCGCGCTGACCGCCCTGGTGCGGATCGAGGGCCGCCCGATGGGCCTGCTCGCCAGCAATCCGAACCATCTCGGCGGAGCGGTCGACCGCGACGCGGCGGACAAGGCGGCCCGCTTCCTCCAGCTCTGCGACGCCTTCGGACTGCCGGTGGTGTCGCTGTGCGATACCCCCGGTTTCATGGTCGGCCCGGACGCGGAACGCACCGCGACCGTCCGCCACTTCTCCCGGCTCTTCGTAACCGGTGCGAATCTGTCCGTGCCCGTGGTCGCCCTGATCCTGCGCAAGGCGTACGGCCTGGGCGCCATGGCCATGCTCGGCGGCAGTACCCAGGCGCCGGTGGCCACCGCGGCCTGGCCCAGCGGGGAGATCGGCGCGATGGGCCTGGAGGGCGCGGTGCGGCTGGGCTACCGCAAGGAGCTGGCGGCCATCGCCGACCCGGGCGAGCGCGACCGGGAGTACCAGCGGCTCCTGGCCGAGCTCTACGACCGTGGCAAGGCCGTCAACGCCGCGGCCGCGCTGGAGGTCGACGACGTGATCGACCCGGCCGACTCACGCCGCTGGATCACCGCTGCCGTCGACGGCCGGTACGCGCAGCGGCTCCCGGTCGGCACCCAGCGCCGCCCGTTCATCGACACCTGGTGATGCACCGGCCGATGGGCGACCCGCCGGTGTGCGCCGCCCGCTCCCTCACCACGCGGGGCCCGCACCGCGGGCCAGCAGGCCGGAGACATGATCGGCGCCGAAGCGTACGGACTCCTCCAGTTGACGGCGCCGGGAGGTGAACGTGTCCACCGGAACGGACGTGGCCACGGCCCCCACCACCCGCCCGCTCGCGTGGAAGACCGGCGCCGCCACACAGGACAGCTCCGGCAGGAACTCCCCGACCTCGAAGGCCACGCCCGAGGTGCGCACCGTCCCGAGATGTTCCTCCAGCACGTCGGGCGCGGTGATAGTGGACGGGGTCAGCCGCGCAAGCCCCTGCTCCCGCACATGGTCCCGCCGTCCGGGGGCGGGGAGGAAGGAGAGCATGACCTTGCCGAAGGCGGTGGCGTGCGGGGCCTGGTGGAAACCGATGTCGAGCGGCTCGGCCCGCCGCGCCTCGGGGGAGTCCACCACCTCGGCGACAACGATCTCCTCGTCCCGGAACACCGTGTAGTACGCCGCGGCACCGCACTCCTGGTGTATCCGGTGGAGCGCCCGCGAGACGCCCGGAGTCACCTCCAGCTGCTGACACAGACGGCGGTGCAGACCGGTGAGCTTGTACCCCAGACCGTAACCGCGGCAGTGGTTGAGCCGCACCAGGTAGCCGTCGTGAACGAGCGTGTTGAGCAGGCGGTACGTGGTGGGGAGCGTAACGCCGGCACGGCGGGCGACGGCCTTGGCGGTGATGCCGTCGCCGCCGGCCGCCACCGCCTCCAGGACCGCCAGGGCCCGCCGTACCGATCCGAGCAGATCCCCGGTGTCGACCGCGTAGGTCTCGTTGTCGTGCATGGTGCGCCTTTCCATGGTCCGGGGCGGTCCGGCGTCCCGCCCGCCGACCCAACGGCCGTCGGCCCACCGAGCGTGACCGTCACACCGCGATGGTACGAACTCTGCCCACCATCCTGTAGAGCCAGCCGGCCAGCAGTCCGCCGGTCACCTGGGCGCCGAGGTACACGGGCAGCTGGCTCCACTCGGGGGCCCTGCCGTGCAGCGCCGACACCAGCTCGGGCCCGAGGGACCGCGCGGGGTTGAGTGCCGCCCCGGTGACCGGGCCCAGTACCACCGCGATCGCGAAGACCGCGAACCCGATGGGCAGCCCAGCGAAGCCACTCGGGGCCCGTCGGTCGATCACCCCGAAGACAACGAACACCAGGATCAAGGTGCCCACTGCCTCGGCCATGAACGCCTGGGGAACGGTGGTCGGGGACGTGTACGAGGCGATCCCGAGCCCCAGATGAACGGCGCGGCTGCCCAGCACCCCGACGATCGCCGCGGCACCGGCGACCGCCCCCGCACACTGGGCCAGCACGTATCCAGCGGCATCGCGCCGCCCGATGGCGCCGGTCGCGGCCAGGGCGAGGGTGACGGCAGGGTTGATGTGGCACCCCGAGATATGCCCGATCGTGAAGACGGTGGCCACGACCGCCATGGCGAAGGCGAAAGCGATCACGCCGAGGTCGGCCATGGTGAAGCTGGTTTTCCCGGTCTTCTCCAAAATCAGTGTGACGGGGATCGAGCCCACCCCGAGGAAAACCAGAAAAGCAGTGCCGATGAATTCGGCGAGCAGTTTTTGGAGAAGACTGTTCTCCGTTATGCGCATGCCGGTGGTCACTGTCACCCCGGCTTCACTCTCCTGGAGTGTCGATTCTTGATTACGCACCGGGAACCAGAATTCCCCGGCCCTGAAGCCGACCGTTCGCCAAGTCGTCCATCGCATCCCTCACCGCGTCCAATGGATAGGTGGCGGTGTGGAGCCGCACCTCGCCGCGGGCGGCGAGTGCCATCAGCTCATCGAGGTCGTTGTAGCTGCCGACGAGGTTGCCGACGACATTGATCTCCGCCGATATGACGTCGATGGTCGGGATGTTCACATGCCCCCCGTAGCCGACGGCGAAATAGGAGCCGGCCCTGCGCAGCATGGCGATCCCCTGCGACTCGGTGCCGCGCTCGCCGACGAAGTCGATGACGACGTGCGCGCCCTGCCCGGCGGTGAGCTCCTGGACCGCGGCCACCGGGTCGCCGGTGGCCAGCACCCCGTGGTGGGCGCCGAGGCTCTTGGCGAGTTCCAGCGCCGCCTCGGAGGTGTCGACGACAACGATCTCGGCGGCCGTGAGCGCCACCAGACACTGGACGCCGATGTGTCCCAGGCCGCCCGCGCCGATGACAACGACGGAGGTTCCGGGGTAGAGCAGCGGGACGGCCTTGCGGACCGCGTGGTAGGCGGTGAGACCGGCATCGGCCAATGCCGCCACGTCGGCGGGCTCCAGGCCCGGGTCCAGCTTCACGCACGAGCGTGCGCTCGTGAGCATCAACTCGGCCATGCCGCCGTCGCAGTCGATGCCGGGAAAGGCGCTGGCCGTACAGTGCACATCGTCCCCCGAACGGCAGGGGCGGCACAGTCCGCAGGCCATCAGTGGATGGACGATCACGGGATCGCCGATGGCCAGATGAGAAACTCCGGGGCCGATCTCCTTTACCCAGCCGGCGTTTTCATGCCCCAGTGTGTAGGGCAGCTCCACACCGGACTTCTCCTGCCACTGGCCTTCCACGACATGGAGATCGGTCCGGCACAGACCGGCGCCGCCGATCTGGACGATGACGTCCTGAGGGGAGGAGATACGCGGCTCAGGAACGTCTTCCACAACGGGGTTCTCGTGGTAATGGCTCAACCGTACTGCCTTCATTTCCTCACCGTATTCCGAGACGTAATGGCTGGTGCTGGTGAGGAGATCGTCACGGGTGCACAAGCATGCGGTCAACGGAATGGAACCGGGAAGATTCCGGCTGTTGAAAAACCGGGCAATCCGCCCACGCCGGTCACGCGTCCCTGACCCTTCGCGGCTGCCGCCGCCGACCGGGTATCGCCTGGGTCCTCCCGCGTACCGGCCGGCACCGTCGGGTGACGAAACGAAGGTTCGGGGCAGCGCGACCGCGACCACCCCGCACTCTCGCCCCCGCGCCACGCCGCGGGCCCGGACACCGCGAGACGGCTCACCCGGGATCAGCTACGAGAGTCAAAAAAATTCCGGACGGCGATGTCGAGAACCCGTGACCGGCTCCGTCCCCGTGGTGAACGCGACCACAATGGGTCGCACCAGCACCGAGGAGAACCACGATGGCCAAGTACCTGCTGCTCAAGCACTACCGCGGCGCTCCGGCCGCGGTGAACGACGTGCCCATGGACCAGTGGACGCCGGAGGAGATCTCGGCCCACATGCAGTACATGAACGACTTCGCGGCCCGGCTCGAGAAGACCGGCGAGTTCGTCGACGGTCAGGCGCTCGCCCCCGAGGGGACATGGGTCCGGTACGACGGCGAGGGGCGTCCGCCGGTCACCGACGGACCGTTCGCCGAGACCAAGGACCTGATCGCCGGCTGGATGGTGATCGACGTCGACAGCTACGAGCGCGCCGTCGAGCTTGCCGGGGAGCTCTCGGCCGCCCCTGGGGCGGGTGGGAAGCCGATCCACGAGTGGCTGGAGCTGCGCCCGTTCCTGACCGCGGAGCCCTCGGTCACGGAATGCCCTCATCGATGAACGAGGCTCTGCTCCGGAGCCTCACACCGAGCGTGCTCGGGATCCTCGTCCGCCGCGGAGCCTCCTTCGCGGCGGCCGAGGACGCCGTGCAGGACGCGCTGGTCGAGGCGGTCCGCGTCTGGCCGGCCGATCCGCCACGGGACCCGAAGGGCTGGCTGGTCACCGTGGCCTGGCGCCGTTTCCTCGACGCGGCCCGGGCGGACGCCGCCCGCCGCCGGCGTGAGGACCTCGTCGACGAGGAGCCCGCGCCCGGGCCCGCGCCCGCGGTGGACGACACCCTCCAGCTCTACTTCCTGTGCGCCCACCCGTCGCTGACGCCGTCGTCCGCGGTCGCCCTTACGCTGCGCGCCGTCGGCGGGCTGACCACCCGCCAGATCGCCCAGGCCTACCTGGTGCCCGAGGCGACCATGGCGCAGCGCATCAGCCGGGCCAAGCGCACCGTCTCCGGTGTGCGGTTCGACCAGCCCGGCGACATCGCCACCGTGCTGCGCGTCCTCTACTTGGTGTTCAACGAGGGCTACTCGGGCGACGTCGACCTCGCCGCCGAGGCCATCCGGCTCACCCGGCAGCTCGCGGCCGCGATCGACCACCCCGAGGTGGCGGGGCTGCTCGCCCTCATGCTGCTCCACCACGCCCGGCGCGCCGCCCGGACCGCGCCCGACGGCAGCCTGGTACCGCTCGCCGAGCAGGATCGCGGCCGGTGGGACACGAAGTCGATCGCCGAGGGAGTCGAGATCCTGCAAGCGGCCCTCGCCCGTGACCGGCTGGGCGAGTTCCAGGCCCAGGCCGCCATCGCGGCACTCCACGCCGACGCGCCCACCGCCGAGGAGACCGACTGGGCGCAGATCGTCGAGTGGTACGACGAGCTCGCGCGCCTGACCGACAGCCCGGTCGTCCTGCTCAACCGCGCGGTGGCCGTCGGCGAGGCCGACGGACCGCGGGCCGGCCTGGCGGCGCTCGCGGCGCTGGACGACTCTTCCGCAAGCTCTTCGGGCGGGGGACACCCCTTGCCCCGCCACGCCGCGGTGGCGGCGTACCTCCACGAGCGCGACGGCGACCTGGCGACGGCGGCGCGGTTGTACGCCGAGGCGGCTCAAAAGGCACCCAACCTCGCCGAGCGCGACCACCTGACCCGCCAGGCCGCCCGGCTCAACGCCCGCCGGGGTCGCTGACGGGGTCGCGCTCGGATTTCCCGTCAGCCAGAGCGGTCGCCTCACGGTGAACGGGCAGGCACGACACGTCGCCGACGTTCGGGCTCGCCGAGGCTCCTTCGCGCGGCCGGCGGGCGAGCCCGCCTGACGCGGCACTAGGCCTGGGACCCGCCCCGGTCCGACTCCTCCTCCTGCTCTGCGATCACCCGGCGGAAGCCCCGGACGTGCGCCTCGACCAGCTCTCCCGCGCGGTCCGCGTCCCCGGCGGCCACCGCGTCGTAGATGGCATGGTGCTCCGCGCGCAGTCGGCACACGATCGGCTCCCACTCGTCCTGCCGGTGGAACGCCTTCAGGATCACGTGGCGAGCCGCGCTGCGGACGGCGATGGTCATGTCCGCCATCAGGCGGTTGCCACCGGCCTCGGCGAGCATGACGTGGAAGTCGGTGTCGTAGTCGTTGAACCGTTCCCGCGGCAGATCCGGATCGTCCATCCGCAGCAGCGGCTCCCGCAGGCGGGCGAGGTCCTCCTCGGTGGCCTGCGCCGCAGCCAGACGGGCGCTCGAGCGCTCCAAGGCGGCGCGCGTCTCGAAGACGTCACCCACCGGGAAGTTGGCCAGGGCCATGTGCAGGCGCAGCACCTGACCGAGCGCGGCACCGGGCATCGCGGCGATGACACTGCCCGAATCCGGGCCGGTGCCGACCCGGGAGCGGAGCACGCCCTGTGCCTCCAGCACCCGCAGGGCCTCCCGGATGGCGGCGCGGCTCACCCCTAGCAGCTCGACCAGCTCGCGTTCGGGCGGAAGACGGTCGCCGACGCGCAACGCACCGGCCAGGATCTGCTCCTCGATCCGGGCGAGCACCAGCTCATAGGTGCGCGTACGCGGCACCGGTTCCCAGGTACCTGCCTCTGCCATAAGGACTTCTCCGCCGCCGTCCGTGGTCCCCGTCGGTGATCCGGGCGCGCGTACGGCCCTCACTCCGCGCGCACCCGCTGTGATCTTAGCTTGCGCATCTCTCTCCATGGTCTGACCAAAAGAGAATCGGCGCGGACCCCTGGACACGACCGTGGACGAAACCTAGCCTCTGCATACCAATCTATGGTCTGACCAAACCCTCGCAGCAGACTCTCCGTCCCTCTTTCTCCCTCTTTCTCCCTCTTTCTCCCTCCTTCCCCCCTTTCTCCCCCTTCCCGCACTCACCCCAGCGAGCGTCGCCGTGTACCAACCCACCCTCACCCCCGTCGCCGACAGCGCCGCACTGTCCGCGCTCGTCGCCGCCCTGCCCCTGCTCACCCTGTTCCTGCTGCTCGGCTGGGTGCGGCTCAAGGCCCACTGGGCCGGCCTCGCCGCACTGCTCGTGGCAGCCGTCGTCGCGGTGGCCGGTTTCGGCATGCCGGTCCACCTCACCCTGCTGGCGGCGAGCGAAGGCACCGCCTTCGGGCTCTTCCCGATCGCCTGGATCCTGCTCACCGCGATCTGGGTCTATCAGCTCACCGTCGTCAGCGGGCGCTTCGAAGATCTCCGCGAGGCGTTCGGGCTGCTCAGCGATGATCCGCGCATTCAGGCAGTGATCATCGCCTTCTGTTTCGGCGGACTGCTGGAGGCCCTGGCGGGCTTCGGCGCGCCGGTCGCCATCACCGGCGTCATGCTGCTGGCGCTCGGCTTCACCCCGATCCGCGCGGCGATCACCGTACTGGTCGCCAACACCGCCCCGGTGGCCTTCGGCGCCATGGCGATCCCGATCATCACCGCGGGAAACCTCACCAAGATCCCCTACACCGAGATCGGCGCGGTCGTGGGACACCAGACGCCGCTCATCGCGGCGTTCGTCCCGCTGCTGCTGGTGGCCCTGGTCGACGGCCGCCGTGGGGTACGCCAGACCTGGCCGGCCGCCGTGGTGTGCGGCGTGGTCTTCGCGTTCGCCCAGTTCGCCAGCGCCACCTATCTGTCGGTCGAGCTCACCGACGTGATCGCCTCGCTCTCCGGCCTGGTCGCCCTGGTGCTCTTCCTCCGGGTCTGGCAGCCCCGC
This window contains:
- a CDS encoding IclR family transcriptional regulator, whose protein sequence is MHDNETYAVDTGDLLGSVRRALAVLEAVAAGGDGITAKAVARRAGVTLPTTYRLLNTLVHDGYLVRLNHCRGYGLGYKLTGLHRRLCQQLEVTPGVSRALHRIHQECGAAAYYTVFRDEEIVVAEVVDSPEARRAEPLDIGFHQAPHATAFGKVMLSFLPAPGRRDHVREQGLARLTPSTITAPDVLEEHLGTVRTSGVAFEVGEFLPELSCVAAPVFHASGRVVGAVATSVPVDTFTSRRRQLEESVRFGADHVSGLLARGAGPAW
- a CDS encoding FadR/GntR family transcriptional regulator, giving the protein MAEAGTWEPVPRTRTYELVLARIEEQILAGALRVGDRLPPERELVELLGVSRAAIREALRVLEAQGVLRSRVGTGPDSGSVIAAMPGAALGQVLRLHMALANFPVGDVFETRAALERSSARLAAAQATEEDLARLREPLLRMDDPDLPRERFNDYDTDFHVMLAEAGGNRLMADMTIAVRSAARHVILKAFHRQDEWEPIVCRLRAEHHAIYDAVAAGDADRAGELVEAHVRGFRRVIAEQEEESDRGGSQA
- a CDS encoding MIP/aquaporin family protein; this translates as MRITENSLLQKLLAEFIGTAFLVFLGVGSIPVTLILEKTGKTSFTMADLGVIAFAFAMAVVATVFTIGHISGCHINPAVTLALAATGAIGRRDAAGYVLAQCAGAVAGAAAIVGVLGSRAVHLGLGIASYTSPTTVPQAFMAEAVGTLILVFVVFGVIDRRAPSGFAGLPIGFAVFAIAVVLGPVTGAALNPARSLGPELVSALHGRAPEWSQLPVYLGAQVTGGLLAGWLYRMVGRVRTIAV
- a CDS encoding YciI family protein — protein: MAKYLLLKHYRGAPAAVNDVPMDQWTPEEISAHMQYMNDFAARLEKTGEFVDGQALAPEGTWVRYDGEGRPPVTDGPFAETKDLIAGWMVIDVDSYERAVELAGELSAAPGAGGKPIHEWLELRPFLTAEPSVTECPHR
- a CDS encoding NAD(P)-dependent alcohol dehydrogenase; amino-acid sequence: MKAVRLSHYHENPVVEDVPEPRISSPQDVIVQIGGAGLCRTDLHVVEGQWQEKSGVELPYTLGHENAGWVKEIGPGVSHLAIGDPVIVHPLMACGLCRPCRSGDDVHCTASAFPGIDCDGGMAELMLTSARSCVKLDPGLEPADVAALADAGLTAYHAVRKAVPLLYPGTSVVVIGAGGLGHIGVQCLVALTAAEIVVVDTSEAALELAKSLGAHHGVLATGDPVAAVQELTAGQGAHVVIDFVGERGTESQGIAMLRRAGSYFAVGYGGHVNIPTIDVISAEINVVGNLVGSYNDLDELMALAARGEVRLHTATYPLDAVRDAMDDLANGRLQGRGILVPGA
- a CDS encoding RNA polymerase sigma factor — its product is MNEALLRSLTPSVLGILVRRGASFAAAEDAVQDALVEAVRVWPADPPRDPKGWLVTVAWRRFLDAARADAARRRREDLVDEEPAPGPAPAVDDTLQLYFLCAHPSLTPSSAVALTLRAVGGLTTRQIAQAYLVPEATMAQRISRAKRTVSGVRFDQPGDIATVLRVLYLVFNEGYSGDVDLAAEAIRLTRQLAAAIDHPEVAGLLALMLLHHARRAARTAPDGSLVPLAEQDRGRWDTKSIAEGVEILQAALARDRLGEFQAQAAIAALHADAPTAEETDWAQIVEWYDELARLTDSPVVLLNRAVAVGEADGPRAGLAALAALDDSSASSSGGGHPLPRHAAVAAYLHERDGDLATAARLYAEAAQKAPNLAERDHLTRQAARLNARRGR
- a CDS encoding carboxyl transferase domain-containing protein gives rise to the protein MGSPAVLVANRGEVAVRVFRAAAETGMRTVAVYAEDESDALHAELADEAYPLPGAGPAGYLDGERILAVARRAGCELLHPGYGFLSENAAFAARCAAEGIGFVGPRPEVLELFGDKARARELAAGLGVPVLPGTPGPTTLAEAHQFLASLGPGAAVMVKALGGGGGRGMRAVRGPAELDEAWERCGSEAAAAFGRGELYVERLLTGARHIEVQIAGDATGAVTHLWERDCSIQRRHQKLVEIAPAPGLPPDIRDRLLAAALRMAEAVGYEGLGTFEFLVGEGEFHFIEANPRLQVEHTVTEEVTGTDLVAASLRLATGETLSDIGLGGGRPPAPRGVAIQLRVNAEALGPDGASLPSAGTLTRFEPPAGPGIRVDTAARTGRQVGARYDSLLAKVVVRAPALPAAAQRARRALAEFRVEGVRTGIPLLSAVLAHPGFTRGGADTGFVPRHLPELLAAAETEPGAGSIAEPGARAAGTALARGTVAAPMHGTVVAVDAAPGDHVLAGRQVAVIEAMKMEHVVRAVSTGTVRGVPVSVGDPVGEGAPLLFVDPDPEDDGPGAAEPEERPDPDLVRADLAEARRRHAIGLDPARPDAVSARHRIGRRTARENLADLCDDGSFTEYGALAVAAQRRRRTAEDLIASTPADGMVTGVATVGGAPCVVMSYDYTVLAGTQGVQNHRKTDRMLRLAERRGLPLVLFAEGGGGRPGDTDTTAVAGLDIMTFHQMGRLSGQVPLVGIASGRCFAGNAALLGCCDVIIATPEATIGMGGPAMIEGGGLGVFRAEEVGPREVQVANGVVDLPVDDEAEAVDTARRYLSYFQGPFGDWEAPDQRLLRHAVPENRRRAYDMRAVVHGLADTGSVLELRPGFGQGALTALVRIEGRPMGLLASNPNHLGGAVDRDAADKAARFLQLCDAFGLPVVSLCDTPGFMVGPDAERTATVRHFSRLFVTGANLSVPVVALILRKAYGLGAMAMLGGSTQAPVATAAWPSGEIGAMGLEGAVRLGYRKELAAIADPGERDREYQRLLAELYDRGKAVNAAAALEVDDVIDPADSRRWITAAVDGRYAQRLPVGTQRRPFIDTW